Proteins from a single region of Gordonia hongkongensis:
- a CDS encoding helicase HerA-like domain-containing protein, whose protein sequence is MLVTEASSPAQHIAAGYAFSTAALELGAVSVAGQVDPAAKVRIPLSMMNRHGLVAGATGTGKTKTLQLIAEQLSSNGVPVVMADIKGDLSGLSRAGVGNDKIAERSHQTGDDWQPAAHPVEFVSLGAEGIGVPIRATITSFGPILLSKVLGLNATQESTLGLIFHWADKKALPLLDLKDLRSVIAFLTSDEGKAELKGIGGVSRQTAGVILRALSNLEADGGDTFFGEPEIDPADLIRTAPDGRGIITLFELGTQAARPALFSTFLMWILADLFEFLPEVGDLDKPKLVFIFDESHLLFDDASKAFVDQVVQTVKLIRSKGVGVFFCSQLPTDIPKEVLSQLGARIQHALRAFTPDDQKALRTTVKTYPVSEVYDLEQVLTSLGTGEAVVTVLSERGAPTPVAWTVVRAPRSAMEAIGADAVTSAAKAGPLYAKYGTPIDRESAYEILAANTLAPGEPADAPAPVPPTPAPEPMPEEPGLLTEVLTSKPMQSFLRSAASAAGREFSRAIFGTGRRRRR, encoded by the coding sequence GTGCTCGTGACCGAAGCCTCCAGTCCGGCGCAGCACATCGCCGCCGGATACGCGTTCAGCACCGCCGCACTCGAACTGGGCGCCGTCTCGGTGGCGGGGCAGGTGGATCCCGCGGCGAAGGTCCGAATCCCGCTGTCGATGATGAACCGGCACGGTCTCGTTGCCGGCGCGACCGGGACGGGAAAGACCAAGACGCTGCAGCTCATCGCCGAGCAACTGTCGAGCAACGGCGTTCCTGTCGTCATGGCCGACATCAAGGGCGACCTGTCCGGACTCAGCCGAGCGGGCGTGGGCAACGACAAGATCGCCGAACGCTCCCACCAGACCGGCGACGACTGGCAACCGGCAGCGCACCCGGTCGAGTTCGTCTCGCTGGGTGCGGAGGGAATCGGGGTACCGATCCGTGCGACCATCACCTCGTTCGGGCCGATCCTGCTCAGTAAGGTGTTGGGGCTCAACGCCACCCAGGAGTCGACGCTGGGCCTCATCTTCCACTGGGCGGACAAGAAGGCCTTGCCGCTTCTCGATCTGAAGGATCTGCGGTCGGTCATCGCCTTCCTCACCAGCGACGAGGGCAAGGCCGAACTGAAGGGGATCGGCGGGGTGTCGCGGCAGACCGCCGGCGTGATCCTGCGGGCGCTGTCGAATCTCGAGGCCGACGGCGGTGACACGTTCTTCGGCGAACCCGAGATCGATCCCGCCGACCTCATCCGGACGGCGCCCGACGGACGCGGCATCATCACGTTGTTCGAGCTCGGTACCCAGGCGGCCCGCCCCGCGCTCTTCTCGACCTTCCTCATGTGGATTCTGGCCGATCTGTTCGAGTTCCTGCCGGAGGTGGGCGACCTCGACAAACCGAAGCTGGTCTTCATCTTCGACGAATCGCATCTGCTGTTCGACGACGCGTCGAAAGCCTTCGTGGACCAGGTCGTGCAGACGGTGAAACTGATCCGGTCGAAGGGCGTCGGCGTGTTCTTCTGCTCCCAGCTGCCGACGGACATCCCGAAAGAAGTGTTGTCCCAGCTGGGTGCCCGGATCCAGCACGCGCTGCGCGCCTTCACCCCCGACGACCAGAAGGCGCTGCGTACGACGGTCAAGACCTACCCCGTGTCGGAGGTCTACGACCTCGAGCAGGTGCTGACCTCTCTCGGTACGGGCGAGGCGGTCGTGACCGTGCTGTCCGAGCGCGGTGCGCCGACCCCGGTGGCGTGGACGGTGGTCCGAGCGCCCCGGTCGGCGATGGAGGCGATCGGCGCCGACGCTGTCACCTCGGCGGCGAAAGCCGGGCCGTTGTACGCGAAGTACGGCACGCCCATCGACCGCGAGTCGGCGTACGAGATCCTGGCCGCCAACACCCTCGCACCGGGGGAGCCCGCCGACGCACCGGCACCCGTGCCGCCGACGCCGGCCCCGGAGCCGATGCCGGAGGAGCCAGGGCTCCTGACCGAGGTGCTCACGAGCAAGCCGATGCAGAGTTTCCTGCGATCGGCGGCGAGCGCGGCCGGACGTGAATTCAGTCGCGCGATCTTCGGCACGGGGCGTCGCCGGCGGCGCTGA
- the cmrA gene encoding mycolate reductase (Catalyzes the final step in mycolic acid biosynthesis.) → MPVPPPSATARAVVTGASSGIGRELARALAARGHSVILVARRGDLLEELAGELRTAHEVSVEVRAVDLSDPTKVEVLAAEFAGREISILCNNAGIATFGPVADLDADYERAQVRLNVNAVHDLTLAVLPHMVRRGSGGILMVGSAAGNMPIPNNATYAASKAFVNSFSESLRGEVCGQGVHVTLLAPGPVRTHTPTPDEASIVDKVVPDFLWHSSAKVAEMSLDALAHNKMRVVPGTLSKAMSVAGGYTPRGVVAPIVGGFYRKFSAE, encoded by the coding sequence ATGCCGGTACCGCCGCCCTCCGCCACCGCCCGTGCCGTCGTCACCGGGGCCTCGTCCGGGATCGGACGGGAACTCGCACGCGCGCTGGCCGCCCGGGGTCATTCGGTCATCCTCGTCGCCCGTCGGGGCGACCTTCTCGAGGAACTAGCCGGCGAACTCCGCACGGCACACGAGGTCTCGGTCGAGGTCCGCGCGGTCGACCTGTCGGACCCGACGAAGGTGGAAGTGCTCGCCGCCGAGTTCGCGGGCCGCGAGATCTCGATCCTCTGCAACAACGCGGGCATCGCGACCTTCGGGCCGGTCGCCGACCTCGACGCCGACTACGAACGCGCGCAGGTTCGGCTCAACGTCAACGCGGTCCACGACCTCACCCTGGCGGTGCTCCCGCACATGGTCAGGCGCGGCTCGGGCGGCATCCTGATGGTCGGGTCGGCCGCCGGAAACATGCCGATTCCCAACAACGCGACGTACGCGGCATCGAAAGCCTTCGTGAACAGCTTCAGCGAGTCCCTGCGCGGCGAGGTGTGCGGGCAGGGCGTGCACGTCACCCTGCTCGCGCCCGGCCCGGTGCGTACGCACACTCCCACCCCGGACGAGGCGTCCATCGTCGACAAGGTCGTCCCGGACTTCCTGTGGCACTCCTCGGCCAAGGTCGCCGAGATGAGCTTGGATGCCTTGGCGCACAACAAGATGCGCGTCGTGCCAGGCACCCTGTCCAAGGCGATGTCGGTGGCCGGCGGGTACACACCGCGCGGGGTGGTGGCCCCGATCGTCGGTGGGTTCTACCGCAAGTTCAGCGCGGAGTAG
- a CDS encoding NADPH-dependent 2,4-dienoyl-CoA reductase, with protein MSAPTAQPNQHYPHLFTPLQIGGMTIENRLVMGSMHTGLEDRFWDTDKLAAYFAERAKGGAGLIITGGFGTSRTGLLAFAGGKMTNVVDMTRHKRVTKAVHDEGGKIAMQLIHAGRYGYTPFKVAPGTDPSPIHPFKHLKMTEPIIRHVIRSFGQSAKLARKAGYDAIEIMGGEGYLINQFLCPHTNDRTDKWGGNTENRQRFLVEVIKEIRRQVPRDYPVILRQSIADLIRKGQTWDEVALMARKAEQYGVDAINTDIGWHEAQVPTIVTSVPRGAFVKFTERLRDEVSIPLIAANRINTPELGEEILANGRVDAIQMARPFLADPHLANKAREGRSDEINTCIGCNQACLDHAFVGKHVSCLVNPIAGRETTLILGPTRKAKRLAVIGAGPAGLSSAVAGAKRGHKVTLFEGGDSIGGQFSIAARIPGKEEFSETIRYFTRQIEVLGIEVRLNTRADAEQIIAEKFDDVIVATGVVPRIPSFPGVDHPMAMSYADAVLGHREIGKRVAVIGAGGIGFDVSEFLTTDESPTMNLKEWEQEWGVTEDPEKPGFVTKPRPLPPVRQVYLVQRKVGKQGKSLGKTTGWVHRATMKMKGVEQISGATYDKIDDQGLHLSFRDDEGNVTDTRVLEVDNVVICAGQESVRDLVDPLTLAGVTTHVIGGADYAGELDAKRAIRQGTEVAAGID; from the coding sequence ATGTCAGCCCCGACGGCACAACCGAACCAGCACTATCCGCACCTGTTCACGCCCCTGCAGATCGGCGGCATGACCATCGAGAACCGACTGGTCATGGGTTCGATGCACACCGGTCTCGAGGACCGGTTCTGGGACACCGACAAGCTGGCCGCGTACTTCGCCGAACGCGCCAAAGGCGGTGCGGGACTGATTATCACCGGCGGCTTCGGCACCAGCCGGACGGGTTTGCTCGCCTTCGCCGGCGGCAAGATGACCAACGTCGTCGACATGACCCGCCACAAGCGCGTGACCAAGGCCGTGCACGACGAAGGCGGCAAGATCGCGATGCAGCTGATCCACGCCGGCCGCTACGGATACACGCCGTTCAAGGTCGCTCCCGGCACCGATCCGTCGCCGATACACCCCTTCAAGCATCTGAAGATGACCGAGCCGATCATCCGCCACGTCATCAGGTCGTTCGGGCAGTCCGCCAAGCTGGCACGCAAGGCCGGCTACGACGCCATCGAGATCATGGGCGGCGAGGGCTACCTCATCAACCAGTTCCTCTGCCCTCACACCAACGACCGCACCGACAAATGGGGCGGCAACACCGAGAACCGCCAGCGTTTCCTGGTCGAGGTCATCAAGGAGATCCGCCGTCAGGTCCCCCGCGACTACCCGGTGATCCTGCGTCAGTCGATCGCCGACCTGATCCGCAAGGGACAGACCTGGGACGAGGTCGCGCTGATGGCTCGCAAGGCCGAGCAGTACGGCGTCGACGCCATCAACACCGACATCGGCTGGCACGAGGCCCAGGTTCCCACCATCGTCACCTCGGTGCCGCGCGGGGCATTCGTGAAGTTCACCGAACGGCTCCGCGACGAGGTCTCGATCCCGCTGATCGCGGCCAACCGCATCAACACCCCGGAACTCGGCGAGGAGATCCTCGCGAACGGACGCGTCGACGCCATCCAGATGGCCCGGCCGTTCCTTGCCGATCCCCACCTGGCGAACAAGGCCCGCGAGGGTCGTTCCGACGAGATCAACACCTGCATCGGCTGCAACCAGGCCTGCCTTGACCACGCCTTCGTGGGCAAACACGTGTCGTGCCTGGTGAACCCCATCGCGGGACGCGAGACCACGCTCATCCTGGGTCCGACACGAAAGGCCAAGCGCCTCGCCGTGATCGGCGCGGGCCCGGCCGGCCTGTCGTCCGCCGTCGCCGGCGCCAAGCGCGGCCACAAGGTCACCCTGTTCGAGGGCGGCGACTCCATCGGCGGCCAGTTCTCCATCGCCGCACGCATTCCCGGCAAGGAGGAGTTCAGCGAGACGATCCGCTACTTCACCCGTCAGATCGAGGTGCTCGGTATCGAGGTCCGGCTGAACACCCGCGCCGACGCCGAGCAGATCATCGCCGAGAAGTTCGACGACGTGATCGTCGCGACCGGCGTCGTGCCGCGCATCCCGAGCTTCCCCGGCGTCGATCACCCGATGGCGATGTCGTACGCCGACGCCGTGCTCGGACATCGGGAGATCGGCAAGCGCGTGGCCGTGATCGGTGCCGGCGGCATCGGTTTCGACGTCAGCGAGTTCCTCACCACCGACGAGTCGCCGACGATGAATCTCAAAGAGTGGGAACAGGAATGGGGCGTGACGGAGGATCCGGAGAAGCCCGGCTTCGTCACCAAGCCGCGGCCGCTTCCGCCGGTGCGTCAGGTCTACCTGGTCCAGCGCAAGGTCGGTAAGCAGGGCAAGTCCCTCGGCAAGACCACCGGCTGGGTCCATCGCGCGACGATGAAGATGAAGGGCGTCGAGCAGATCAGCGGCGCCACCTACGACAAGATCGACGACCAGGGGCTGCATCTGAGCTTCCGCGACGACGAGGGCAACGTCACCGACACCCGCGTGCTCGAGGTCGACAACGTGGTGATCTGCGCGGGCCAGGAGTCGGTACGCGATCTGGTCGATCCGTTGACGCTGGCCGGGGTCACGACGCATGTGATCGGCGGGGCCGATTACGCCGGCGAGCTCGACGCCAAGCGCGCGATCCGGCAGGGCACCGAGGTCGCCGCCGGCATCGACTGA
- a CDS encoding PadR family transcriptional regulator has translation MALEHAILVSLAERPGTGYEIGQQFDRSIGYFWSATHQQIYRTLKKLLDDELVSVESISQDGRPDKKVYTISDAGRDALADWAMSPTPLQPLRSDIGVKLRAAEFGDLAAIVGELKAHRDEHLAQLKLYTGFQADYYPDPDTLTGRKLHQYLVLRGGIRQEQGYIEWCDEVIHGLERELTES, from the coding sequence ATGGCGCTCGAACACGCGATTCTGGTGTCGCTGGCCGAGCGACCGGGAACGGGCTATGAGATCGGTCAGCAATTCGACCGCAGCATCGGCTACTTCTGGTCGGCCACGCATCAGCAGATCTACCGGACGCTGAAGAAGCTCCTCGACGACGAACTGGTCAGCGTCGAGTCGATCAGTCAGGACGGTCGTCCGGACAAGAAGGTCTACACGATCTCCGATGCCGGGCGCGACGCCCTGGCCGACTGGGCGATGAGTCCGACCCCACTGCAACCGCTCCGCAGCGACATCGGCGTGAAGCTGCGGGCCGCGGAGTTCGGCGACCTCGCCGCCATCGTCGGCGAACTCAAGGCCCACCGCGACGAGCACCTCGCGCAACTGAAGCTCTACACCGGCTTCCAGGCCGACTACTACCCCGATCCCGACACGCTCACCGGCCGCAAGCTGCACCAGTACCTCGTCCTCCGCGGCGGCATCCGCCAGGAGCAGGGATACATCGAATGGTGCGACGAGGTCATCCACGGACTCGAACGGGAATTGACCGAGAGCTGA
- a CDS encoding uracil-xanthine permease family protein translates to MGEPETRSRNLLSWKLTDNAVVAPEERLTWPRTVSIGLQHVVAMFGATFLVPVLTGFPPSTTLFFSGVGTILFLLITRNRLPSYLGSSFAIIAPVTAAVASDGASSALGGLVAVGALLVVIGLISHFAGVRWIETLMPPVVTGAIVALIGLNLAPAAKNNFVADPVLATIVLVLLVASAVLFRGLLGRLAIFLSVVAGYVLALILDRIDSDNDYIDTSAIGDAAWIGLPDFQTPTFDLGVLPLFLPVVLVLVVENIGHVKSVAMMTGKDYDATMGRALAADGVATMLAGSGGGSATTTYAENIGVMSATKVYSTAAYWVAGGAAILLGLSPKVGAVIAAIPPGVLGGVTTALYGLVGVIGVQIWVTNKVDFSKPINQFTAAIPLIIGIADYTWQVGDLVFAGISLGSVAALVIYHSMRLIGGWRGTVDVGRTGTHHGDA, encoded by the coding sequence ATGGGTGAACCGGAGACGAGGTCTCGGAATCTGCTGTCCTGGAAGCTGACCGACAACGCGGTCGTGGCACCGGAGGAACGGCTGACCTGGCCGCGGACGGTCAGCATCGGTCTGCAGCATGTGGTCGCCATGTTCGGCGCGACCTTCCTCGTCCCGGTGCTGACCGGATTCCCGCCGTCGACGACGCTGTTCTTCTCCGGCGTCGGCACGATTCTGTTCCTGCTGATCACCCGCAACCGCCTGCCCAGTTACCTGGGTTCGAGTTTCGCCATCATCGCGCCGGTGACAGCCGCCGTCGCCTCCGACGGGGCGTCGTCGGCGCTCGGGGGACTCGTGGCGGTCGGCGCACTGCTCGTCGTCATCGGGCTCATCAGTCATTTCGCGGGTGTGCGATGGATCGAGACCCTGATGCCACCTGTCGTGACCGGCGCGATCGTCGCCTTGATCGGGCTCAATCTGGCGCCGGCGGCCAAGAACAACTTCGTCGCCGATCCCGTCCTGGCGACGATCGTGCTGGTGCTGCTGGTGGCCTCCGCGGTGCTGTTCCGCGGGCTGCTCGGTCGCCTGGCGATCTTCCTGAGCGTCGTGGCCGGATATGTCCTCGCGCTGATCCTCGACCGGATCGACAGCGACAACGACTACATCGACACCTCCGCCATCGGCGACGCTGCCTGGATCGGACTGCCCGACTTCCAGACGCCCACGTTCGACCTGGGTGTCCTGCCGTTGTTCCTGCCCGTGGTGCTGGTGCTCGTCGTCGAGAACATCGGCCACGTGAAGTCGGTCGCGATGATGACCGGCAAGGACTACGACGCGACCATGGGTCGGGCGCTGGCCGCGGACGGCGTGGCCACGATGCTGGCCGGCAGCGGCGGTGGGTCGGCCACGACGACCTACGCCGAGAACATCGGTGTGATGTCGGCGACCAAGGTGTACTCGACGGCGGCCTACTGGGTGGCCGGCGGCGCGGCGATCCTGCTCGGACTGTCGCCCAAGGTCGGCGCCGTGATCGCCGCGATCCCCCCTGGCGTGCTCGGCGGTGTCACGACCGCGCTCTACGGTCTGGTCGGTGTCATCGGCGTCCAGATCTGGGTGACCAACAAGGTCGACTTCTCCAAGCCGATAAACCAGTTCACCGCGGCGATCCCACTCATCATCGGCATTGCCGACTACACCTGGCAGGTCGGCGACCTCGTGTTCGCCGGCATCTCGCTGGGCTCGGTCGCGGCACTGGTCATCTATCACTCCATGCGCCTCATCGGCGGGTGGCGGGGGACGGTGGACGTCGGCCGGACGGGCACTCACCACGGCGACGCATAG